In Leucoraja erinacea ecotype New England chromosome 15, Leri_hhj_1, whole genome shotgun sequence, the following proteins share a genomic window:
- the LOC129703934 gene encoding interferon-induced protein with tetratricopeptide repeats 1-like isoform X1 — protein sequence MSSSPKDLMKEKLDQLQCHFTWSPQKETIDLEDMMYRLQDSINFGDRYQATSYNQLAFIHCLQGNSEEAIQNLKEAEKILRENHKDAFERNSIVTYGNFAWVHYHMGQLAKAQSYLDKLEMICKPLTDGPRYTAMIPEVYGEKGWSLVKSAAKYYEEAKKCFEKALEKDPDNPNCIMGIATVLFRLESFSGTPENRTKSQSVQHLRRVLELDPDNSVAMVLLGLKLQQCHQEKEAYKLIEQAVQKSPDRPYVLRYAALFYRREGDMERAVERLEKAVALSPHSCFLHHQIAMCCKSQLMPLLKIPRGTSHAFQQKSKLIEKCRNHFEKAREHRSLAIKPQLDFAEFCIMLGDYSKAEEIYSHLVKIVDTRPENMQNICLQAGSFELYQKRSETKAVSHFLKGLRLEHDSKARRECKKKLYQWVDRKLYFSPHDSMALGVKGSIYQLDGDKFKAIEYFEKALEFDRDNVEYLSALAALSLSLKG from the exons ATGAG CAGCTCACCAAAAGATTTGATGAAAGAGAAGCTCGATCAACTTCAGTGCCACTTCACATGGAGCCCACAGAAGGAGACCATTGACCTGGAGGATATGATGTACAGATTACAAGATTCCATAAACTTTGGAGATAGATATCAAGCCACATCCTACAACCAACTAGCTTTCATACACTGCTTGCAAGGCAACAGTGAGGAAGCTATTCAAAACTTAAAGGAGGCTGAAAAGATTCTGAGGGAGAATCACAAAGATGCATTTGAAAGAAACAGCATCGTCACCTATGGAAACTTTGCCTGGGTGCATTACCACATGGGACAACTGGCCAAGGCCCAGTCCTACCTCGACAAACTGGAGATGATCTGTAAACCGCTCACAGATGGCCCTCGCTATACAGCAATGATACCTGaagtgtatggggagaagggatggtcATTGGTAAAATCAGCAGCTAAATACTATGAGGAGGCAAAGAAATGTTTTGAGAAAGCTCTGGAGAAAGATCCTGACAATCCCAATTGTATCATGGGCATTGCAACTGTTCTGTTTCGTCTGGAATCATTTTCTGGAACACCAGAGAACCGTACAAAAAGTCAGTCTGTGCAGCATCTGCGACGTGTACTGGAGCTAGATCCAGATAACTCTGTGGCCATGGTGCTGCTTGGTCTAAAGCTGCAACAGTGCCATCAAGAAAAAGAAGCATATAAATTAATTGAACAAGCAGTGCAGAAATCCCCTGATCGTCCATATGTGCTTCGGTATGCTGCATTATTTTACAGAAGAGAAGGAGACATGGAGAGAGCAGTCGAGCGGTTGGAAAAAGCAGTTGCATTATCTCCACACTCTTGCTTCTTGCATCATCAGATTGCAATGTGTTGCAAAAGTCAACTAATGCCACTGCTGAAAATTCCTCGTGGCACAAGTCATGCATTTCAGCAAAAAAGTAAATTGATCGAGAAATGCAGAAATCATTTTGAAAAGGCACGCGAGCATCGAAGTCTGGCTATTAAGCCACAGTTGGATTTTGCAGAGTTCTGCATAATGCTCGGAGACTACTCCAAGGCTGAAGAGATTTACAGCCATCTGGTGAAGATAGTTGACACTCGTCCAGAAAACATGCAAAACATATGTTTACAGGCTGGATCGTTTGAACTGTACCAGAAAAGATCTGAAACAAAAGCCGTGAGCCATTTCCTGAAAGGTCTGAGACTTGAACATGACTCAAAAGCACGGAGAGAATGCAAGAAAAAATTATACCAGTGGGTTGACAGGAAGCTGTACTTTTCTCCACATGACAGCATGGCCCTTGGTGTCAAAGGGTCAATCTATCAGCTGGATGGGGACAAGTTTAAAGCTATTGAATATTTTGAGAAGGCCTTGGAGTTTGATCGTGATAATGTGGAATATCTGAGTGCACTTGCTGCATTAAGCCTTTCCCTTAAGGGCTAA
- the LOC129703934 gene encoding interferon-induced protein with tetratricopeptide repeats 1-like isoform X2 — protein MSSPKDLMKEKLDQLQCHFTWSPQKETIDLEDMMYRLQDSINFGDRYQATSYNQLAFIHCLQGNSEEAIQNLKEAEKILRENHKDAFERNSIVTYGNFAWVHYHMGQLAKAQSYLDKLEMICKPLTDGPRYTAMIPEVYGEKGWSLVKSAAKYYEEAKKCFEKALEKDPDNPNCIMGIATVLFRLESFSGTPENRTKSQSVQHLRRVLELDPDNSVAMVLLGLKLQQCHQEKEAYKLIEQAVQKSPDRPYVLRYAALFYRREGDMERAVERLEKAVALSPHSCFLHHQIAMCCKSQLMPLLKIPRGTSHAFQQKSKLIEKCRNHFEKAREHRSLAIKPQLDFAEFCIMLGDYSKAEEIYSHLVKIVDTRPENMQNICLQAGSFELYQKRSETKAVSHFLKGLRLEHDSKARRECKKKLYQWVDRKLYFSPHDSMALGVKGSIYQLDGDKFKAIEYFEKALEFDRDNVEYLSALAALSLSLKG, from the exons ATGAG CTCACCAAAAGATTTGATGAAAGAGAAGCTCGATCAACTTCAGTGCCACTTCACATGGAGCCCACAGAAGGAGACCATTGACCTGGAGGATATGATGTACAGATTACAAGATTCCATAAACTTTGGAGATAGATATCAAGCCACATCCTACAACCAACTAGCTTTCATACACTGCTTGCAAGGCAACAGTGAGGAAGCTATTCAAAACTTAAAGGAGGCTGAAAAGATTCTGAGGGAGAATCACAAAGATGCATTTGAAAGAAACAGCATCGTCACCTATGGAAACTTTGCCTGGGTGCATTACCACATGGGACAACTGGCCAAGGCCCAGTCCTACCTCGACAAACTGGAGATGATCTGTAAACCGCTCACAGATGGCCCTCGCTATACAGCAATGATACCTGaagtgtatggggagaagggatggtcATTGGTAAAATCAGCAGCTAAATACTATGAGGAGGCAAAGAAATGTTTTGAGAAAGCTCTGGAGAAAGATCCTGACAATCCCAATTGTATCATGGGCATTGCAACTGTTCTGTTTCGTCTGGAATCATTTTCTGGAACACCAGAGAACCGTACAAAAAGTCAGTCTGTGCAGCATCTGCGACGTGTACTGGAGCTAGATCCAGATAACTCTGTGGCCATGGTGCTGCTTGGTCTAAAGCTGCAACAGTGCCATCAAGAAAAAGAAGCATATAAATTAATTGAACAAGCAGTGCAGAAATCCCCTGATCGTCCATATGTGCTTCGGTATGCTGCATTATTTTACAGAAGAGAAGGAGACATGGAGAGAGCAGTCGAGCGGTTGGAAAAAGCAGTTGCATTATCTCCACACTCTTGCTTCTTGCATCATCAGATTGCAATGTGTTGCAAAAGTCAACTAATGCCACTGCTGAAAATTCCTCGTGGCACAAGTCATGCATTTCAGCAAAAAAGTAAATTGATCGAGAAATGCAGAAATCATTTTGAAAAGGCACGCGAGCATCGAAGTCTGGCTATTAAGCCACAGTTGGATTTTGCAGAGTTCTGCATAATGCTCGGAGACTACTCCAAGGCTGAAGAGATTTACAGCCATCTGGTGAAGATAGTTGACACTCGTCCAGAAAACATGCAAAACATATGTTTACAGGCTGGATCGTTTGAACTGTACCAGAAAAGATCTGAAACAAAAGCCGTGAGCCATTTCCTGAAAGGTCTGAGACTTGAACATGACTCAAAAGCACGGAGAGAATGCAAGAAAAAATTATACCAGTGGGTTGACAGGAAGCTGTACTTTTCTCCACATGACAGCATGGCCCTTGGTGTCAAAGGGTCAATCTATCAGCTGGATGGGGACAAGTTTAAAGCTATTGAATATTTTGAGAAGGCCTTGGAGTTTGATCGTGATAATGTGGAATATCTGAGTGCACTTGCTGCATTAAGCCTTTCCCTTAAGGGCTAA